A section of the Estrella lausannensis genome encodes:
- the lepA gene encoding translation elongation factor 4 → MEEYNIRNIRNFSIIAHIDHGKSTLADRLLEITHTVAQRDMQEQLLDAMDLERERGITIKAHPVTMNYHDKDGQVYQINFIDTPGHVDFSYEVSRSLSACEGALLVVDASQGVQAQTLANVHLALDRNLEIIPILNKIDLPAADPPEVLRQIEEVIGLETGNAVSVSAKTGIGIPEILDRIVHNMPHPKEPEDDLLRALVFDSHYDTYRGVMVYIRVFSGEIKKGSVIKMIATDKTFEVQEVGIFTPHEKVKTSLRPGEVGYLIANIKNTGDVKIGDTVTELKKPAPKPLPGFKNITPVVFAGIYPVDSSDFEALRDALTKLQLNDSALHIEQESSMALGFGFRCGFLGLLHLEIVFERLQREFDLDIISTAPSVIYKCLMKDGKIMDIDSPAHYPDPSHIEIIEEPWVTCHIMVPSDFLGSVMNLCNEKRSNLEKTETLSSTRLHLTYKMPLNEIITDFNDKLKSITKGYGSFDYEFDKYKESDIIKLEIRVNDEPVDAFSCLVHRSKAESKGRALCAKLKDVIPRQLFKIPIQAAIGGKIVARETISALAKNVTAKCYGGDISRKRKLWEKQKKGKKKMKEIGKVSIPQNAFMEVLKTEE, encoded by the coding sequence ATGGAAGAGTACAACATCCGCAACATCCGCAATTTTTCAATCATCGCTCACATCGACCATGGCAAGTCCACCTTAGCCGACCGTCTGCTCGAGATCACCCATACGGTAGCACAGCGGGATATGCAAGAGCAGCTGCTCGACGCCATGGATCTGGAACGCGAGAGGGGCATCACGATCAAAGCCCACCCGGTGACGATGAACTACCACGATAAAGACGGGCAGGTGTATCAGATCAACTTCATTGACACACCGGGCCACGTCGATTTCTCATACGAAGTTTCTAGATCACTCTCTGCCTGTGAAGGAGCGCTTCTCGTCGTCGATGCCTCTCAGGGAGTTCAAGCGCAAACGCTGGCCAACGTCCACTTAGCCCTCGACAGGAACCTCGAAATTATCCCCATACTCAACAAAATCGACCTCCCTGCCGCTGATCCACCCGAAGTACTCAGGCAAATTGAAGAAGTGATCGGCCTTGAGACAGGCAATGCCGTCAGCGTATCGGCAAAAACAGGAATCGGCATACCCGAGATCCTGGACAGGATCGTCCACAACATGCCACACCCCAAAGAACCGGAAGATGACCTCCTGCGAGCCCTCGTTTTTGACTCCCACTACGACACCTACCGGGGAGTCATGGTCTACATCCGCGTCTTCAGCGGCGAAATCAAAAAAGGCTCGGTCATCAAGATGATTGCAACGGATAAAACCTTCGAAGTGCAGGAAGTGGGCATCTTCACCCCGCATGAGAAGGTCAAAACGTCGCTAAGACCGGGAGAGGTCGGCTACCTGATCGCCAACATCAAAAATACAGGCGACGTCAAAATCGGCGACACCGTGACCGAGCTGAAAAAGCCGGCCCCCAAGCCGTTGCCGGGCTTTAAAAACATCACGCCTGTCGTCTTTGCCGGCATCTACCCGGTCGACTCCAGCGACTTTGAGGCGCTGAGAGACGCGCTGACCAAACTGCAGCTCAACGACTCGGCCCTACATATCGAGCAAGAGAGCAGCATGGCCCTCGGCTTTGGCTTCCGCTGCGGATTTTTAGGACTTTTGCACCTTGAAATCGTCTTCGAGCGTCTGCAAAGGGAATTTGACCTCGACATTATCTCCACAGCCCCTTCGGTCATCTACAAGTGCCTGATGAAAGATGGAAAGATCATGGATATCGACAGCCCGGCCCACTACCCGGATCCGTCGCATATCGAGATCATCGAAGAACCCTGGGTTACTTGCCATATCATGGTTCCAAGCGACTTCTTAGGAAGCGTCATGAACCTCTGCAACGAAAAGCGCAGCAACCTGGAAAAAACCGAGACGTTAAGCAGCACCAGGCTCCACCTGACTTACAAGATGCCGCTCAACGAGATCATCACCGATTTCAATGACAAGCTGAAGTCGATCACAAAGGGCTACGGCTCTTTCGACTACGAATTCGACAAATACAAAGAAAGCGACATCATTAAGCTTGAGATCCGCGTCAACGACGAACCTGTCGATGCCTTTTCCTGCCTTGTGCATCGATCCAAAGCCGAAAGCAAAGGACGAGCCCTTTGCGCCAAGCTGAAGGATGTGATTCCCCGCCAGCTCTTTAAAATCCCTATCCAGGCGGCGATCGGAGGAAAGATCGTTGCACGCGAGACGATATCGGCGCTTGCTAAAAACGTCACCGCAAAATGCTATGGCGGTGATATCTCCCGTAAGAGAAAACTGTGGGAGAAGCAGAAGAAGGGTAAGAAGAAGATGAAAGAGATCGGAAAGGTCAGCATCCCGCAAAACGCTTTTATGGAAGTTTTGAAGACCGAAGAGTAG
- a CDS encoding phosphatidate cytidylyltransferase produces the protein MNNLQQRLLASSVGIPLVLAAIYFSTEPLYRVSFAALLSLIAFFALKEFFAITSVKGAKALTLPTQLFTATLLFSAICLPHIPALSWLIVLIYFLFSFLIFFRSGSEPVTNLGATFFGFLYVTAPLALIALIPGMEEAEKNGRMWLLYLLVVSKSTDTAAFFFGKLLGRRQLAPYISPKKTWEGALFGFAAAIVFSLMFSLVGSHYGFNLSLAGSALLGALLSIGAQIGDLSESLLKRDAQLKDSSSLPGLGGVLDIVDSLVFTSPLLYIWIKYGLSNGVFA, from the coding sequence ATGAATAATTTACAGCAGCGCCTGCTCGCCTCCTCCGTTGGCATCCCGCTCGTCTTGGCAGCAATCTATTTCAGCACCGAGCCGCTCTATAGAGTATCTTTCGCCGCCCTCCTGTCGCTCATCGCTTTTTTCGCGCTTAAAGAGTTTTTCGCGATCACCTCCGTCAAGGGGGCCAAGGCTTTGACCCTCCCGACACAACTGTTCACAGCCACCCTTCTTTTCTCAGCCATCTGCCTGCCTCACATACCGGCGCTCTCTTGGCTAATCGTTCTGATCTATTTTCTCTTCAGCTTCTTAATCTTCTTCAGGTCTGGATCGGAACCGGTCACTAACTTAGGCGCCACCTTCTTTGGATTTTTGTACGTGACCGCTCCTCTTGCCCTCATCGCGCTCATTCCCGGCATGGAGGAAGCAGAAAAAAACGGCAGGATGTGGCTTCTTTACCTTCTGGTTGTCTCCAAATCCACTGATACAGCCGCATTTTTCTTCGGCAAGCTGCTCGGCAGAAGACAGCTCGCTCCCTACATCAGCCCTAAAAAAACCTGGGAAGGGGCGCTGTTTGGCTTCGCTGCCGCTATTGTCTTCAGTCTTATGTTTTCCCTAGTCGGAAGCCACTATGGTTTCAACCTTTCCCTGGCGGGAAGCGCTCTTCTTGGCGCCCTCCTCAGCATCGGAGCCCAGATCGGAGATCTCTCCGAATCGCTGCTCAAGAGAGACGCCCAACTCAAAGACTCCAGCTCCCTTCCAGGACTTGGAGGCGTTCTCGACATCGTCGACTCGCTTGTTTTTACCTCCCCTCTTTTATATATATGGATCAAATACGGTTTATCTAATGGAGTGTTTGCATGA
- the gnd gene encoding decarboxylating NADP(+)-dependent phosphogluconate dehydrogenase, translating to MEKADIGLIGLAVMGQNLVLNMNDHGFTVAVFNRTVSKVDDFLQGPAKGTRVIGTHSIEEFIATLKRPRRVMLMVKAGDAVDEFIEAIIPHLEPGDIIIDGGNSLYTDTSRRCEYLKTKKLLFVGAGISGGEVGARHGPSIMPGGHKEAWPHVKPIFTAIAAKVENNEACCDWVGDAGAGHYVKMVHNGIEYGDMQLISEAYSLLKEGLGVSNEELASIFTNWNKEELESYLIEITSHIFQVKDPEGGFLVDKVLDVAGQKGTGKWTVINALDLGQPLTLIGEAVFARCLSALKDERVQASKAYPMEKKKVSGDFRSFAESVKHALYASKIISYAQGFMLMREASKAYGWQINFGAIALMWRGGCIIRSRFLGKIKEAFDKDAKLSNILLDPYFQGEVKKAEAGWRKTVSEAALSGIAAPCFSSALAFFDGFKCQRLPANLLQAQRDYFGAHTYERIDRKRGEFFHTDWAGTGGKASSSTYNA from the coding sequence ATGGAAAAAGCGGATATCGGATTGATCGGGTTGGCGGTGATGGGACAGAATCTGGTCTTGAATATGAACGATCACGGCTTTACGGTGGCTGTCTTTAACCGCACAGTCTCTAAAGTGGACGACTTTCTGCAAGGGCCGGCCAAAGGCACCCGCGTCATCGGCACCCATTCCATCGAAGAGTTTATTGCCACCTTAAAAAGACCGCGCCGGGTCATGTTGATGGTCAAAGCGGGGGATGCCGTCGATGAGTTTATTGAAGCGATCATTCCGCACTTAGAGCCGGGCGACATCATCATCGATGGCGGCAACAGCCTTTATACAGACACCTCAAGGCGTTGCGAGTATCTGAAAACGAAAAAGCTACTGTTTGTCGGCGCCGGCATATCGGGAGGAGAGGTGGGTGCCCGCCACGGACCATCCATCATGCCGGGAGGTCATAAGGAGGCGTGGCCGCACGTTAAACCGATCTTCACCGCGATCGCCGCTAAAGTCGAAAACAACGAAGCCTGTTGCGACTGGGTGGGAGATGCCGGCGCGGGCCACTACGTCAAGATGGTACACAACGGCATTGAATACGGTGACATGCAGCTCATCTCGGAAGCCTACAGCCTCTTGAAAGAGGGTCTTGGTGTCTCCAATGAGGAGCTCGCCTCCATCTTCACTAACTGGAATAAAGAGGAGTTGGAGAGTTACCTGATCGAAATTACGAGCCACATCTTCCAGGTCAAAGATCCTGAAGGGGGTTTTTTAGTCGATAAGGTACTTGATGTTGCCGGCCAGAAGGGGACAGGCAAGTGGACTGTCATCAATGCTCTCGATCTCGGGCAGCCGCTCACCTTGATCGGCGAGGCGGTGTTCGCGAGGTGCTTGTCTGCTCTCAAAGACGAGAGGGTGCAAGCGTCCAAAGCTTATCCGATGGAGAAAAAAAAGGTGTCCGGAGATTTTCGCTCGTTTGCCGAATCTGTCAAACATGCTCTTTATGCCTCGAAAATCATCAGCTACGCTCAAGGGTTTATGCTGATGCGTGAGGCATCCAAAGCTTACGGCTGGCAGATCAATTTTGGCGCCATCGCCTTGATGTGGCGTGGAGGCTGCATCATCCGAAGCCGCTTTTTAGGAAAGATCAAAGAGGCGTTTGATAAAGATGCCAAGCTGTCCAATATTTTGCTCGATCCCTATTTCCAGGGAGAGGTCAAAAAGGCGGAGGCAGGTTGGCGCAAGACGGTGTCCGAGGCGGCCCTTTCGGGTATTGCAGCTCCTTGTTTCAGTTCCGCGCTGGCATTCTTCGACGGATTTAAATGCCAAAGGCTGCCGGCCAACTTGCTGCAAGCGCAGCGGGACTACTTCGGGGCGCACACTTATGAAAGAATAGACAGAAAAAGAGGCGAGTTTTTCCACACCGACTGGGCAGGAACGGGCGGCAAGGCCAGTTCATCGACCTATAACGCGTGA
- the uppS gene encoding polyprenyl diphosphate synthase → MQAAEYLETSLPLTAEEPLSIYTPMDLQKIDLKEVPRHIAFIPDGNRRWAEKQHRTSSFGHKSGADILIDTVKAAKELGVKVVTFYTFSTENWSRPPGEVDALMWLFHSYLLSNRQTMLDEGIRLGIIGDLGKIPNPAHDTILQSIEATKDCPHIDMVLAINYGGRDELLRAFKKIARSLQDGTMKPEEIDESTIASRLDTTPWGDPELLIRTSGEMRISNFLIWQLSYTELYVADALWPEFSHLHLLEAVAAYQKRQRRLGN, encoded by the coding sequence ATGCAAGCGGCCGAATACCTGGAGACCTCTTTACCGTTGACTGCTGAAGAGCCCCTTTCCATCTACACTCCCATGGACCTGCAAAAAATCGATCTGAAAGAGGTGCCCCGTCATATTGCCTTTATCCCTGATGGAAACAGGCGCTGGGCGGAAAAGCAGCACAGAACCAGCTCCTTTGGGCACAAGTCCGGAGCCGACATCCTGATCGACACCGTCAAGGCTGCCAAAGAACTTGGCGTCAAAGTTGTCACATTCTATACCTTTTCCACGGAGAACTGGAGCCGCCCCCCCGGCGAAGTGGATGCCCTGATGTGGCTTTTCCACAGCTACCTCCTAAGCAACAGGCAAACGATGCTGGACGAGGGAATCCGCTTGGGGATTATCGGCGACCTCGGTAAAATCCCCAATCCTGCCCATGACACCATACTACAATCCATCGAAGCCACAAAAGACTGCCCTCACATCGACATGGTACTGGCTATCAATTACGGCGGAAGAGACGAGCTGCTCCGCGCTTTCAAAAAAATCGCCCGCTCGCTTCAAGACGGAACGATGAAACCCGAAGAGATAGATGAGTCGACAATCGCATCCCGCCTCGACACCACTCCTTGGGGGGATCCGGAACTGCTCATTCGTACCAGCGGCGAGATGCGCATCAGCAATTTCCTGATATGGCAGCTTTCGTACACCGAACTCTATGTGGCCGATGCGCTTTGGCCTGAATTTAGCCATCTCCATCTCTTGGAAGCGGTTGCCGCCTATCAAAAACGTCAACGAAGGCTTGGAAACTAG
- the cmk gene encoding (d)CMP kinase, translating to MIITIDGPIATGKSSIAKKLARAIGFIYFDTGAMYRSMTWGLLKHNINPDDVEAVKAYLEKFDFDIKIRQGDRYYYVEGENITDAIRGEKVTSAVSKISAMKEVREKLMALQREFSIGVNAVFEGRDMGTVVFPDAEVKIFLTGRPEVRAKRRYDELKAKYPEDFKEMTMEKMLEDLNRRDTEDSTREIAPLRQAPDALVIDTSDLTVEEIIQKIQEFKDTRRTRLKEAT from the coding sequence ATGATCATCACGATTGACGGCCCAATCGCCACAGGAAAAAGCTCGATTGCCAAAAAGCTTGCCAGAGCTATCGGCTTTATCTACTTCGACACCGGGGCTATGTACAGAAGCATGACATGGGGTCTCCTGAAGCACAACATCAATCCCGATGATGTTGAAGCCGTGAAGGCATACCTTGAAAAGTTTGATTTCGATATCAAGATACGGCAAGGCGATCGCTACTACTATGTCGAGGGCGAAAATATCACAGACGCCATCAGGGGAGAAAAAGTGACCTCCGCCGTCTCAAAGATCTCCGCCATGAAAGAGGTGCGTGAGAAGTTAATGGCACTGCAGCGGGAGTTTTCCATCGGAGTCAACGCCGTCTTTGAAGGCCGGGACATGGGCACCGTCGTCTTCCCTGACGCCGAGGTGAAGATTTTCCTGACCGGCAGGCCGGAAGTCCGTGCTAAGAGGCGTTATGATGAACTGAAGGCGAAATACCCTGAAGATTTCAAAGAAATGACGATGGAAAAAATGCTGGAGGATTTAAACCGCCGGGACACAGAAGACTCCACCCGCGAAATCGCTCCTCTACGGCAGGCACCCGATGCCCTCGTGATCGACACCTCTGACCTGACCGTCGAAGAGATTATTCAAAAAATCCAGGAATTTAAAGATACCCGCAGAACGCGGCTGAAAGAGGCAACTTAA
- a CDS encoding lysophospholipid acyltransferase family protein encodes MLYRILHKLLRLYFRLAYNHQVRGIEHVLGCKKGCIIAANHTSFLDPPLVGISLPYPIHFLAKDALFHSRFFNWLITSLNAIPLTKRVDHQAFKRLCSQNQGGLTVVIFPEGTRTLDGNIEPFSPGVALLAKSLDLPVVPAYIHGTFAIWPPTRWLPRFFGKTAISFGAPIDLHDFKAEKKHEQYRLFTDSIENEVRALKNSNVN; translated from the coding sequence ATGCTCTATCGGATCTTGCACAAACTCCTACGACTCTATTTCCGCCTCGCCTACAACCACCAGGTGAGAGGGATTGAACATGTCCTTGGCTGCAAAAAAGGATGCATTATTGCGGCCAACCACACCTCCTTTCTCGATCCGCCGCTTGTTGGCATCTCCCTACCCTATCCGATCCATTTCCTGGCCAAAGATGCGCTTTTCCACAGCCGCTTTTTCAACTGGCTCATCACCTCGCTAAACGCCATTCCTCTGACAAAACGCGTCGATCACCAGGCGTTCAAACGCCTTTGCTCGCAGAATCAGGGGGGACTGACTGTCGTGATTTTTCCGGAAGGAACGCGCACTTTGGATGGCAACATCGAACCCTTCAGCCCGGGCGTTGCCCTTCTCGCCAAGTCGCTTGATCTTCCCGTCGTTCCCGCCTACATCCACGGCACATTCGCCATCTGGCCGCCCACTCGCTGGCTTCCCCGATTCTTTGGTAAAACAGCCATCTCCTTTGGCGCCCCGATTGACCTGCACGATTTTAAAGCGGAAAAAAAGCACGAGCAATACCGGCTTTTTACCGATTCCATTGAGAACGAGGTTCGCGCCCTAAAAAATAGTAATGTTAATTAA